From Microbacterium pseudoresistens, the proteins below share one genomic window:
- the tuf gene encoding elongation factor Tu gives MAKAKFERTKPHVNIGTIGHVDHGKTTLTAAISKTLADKFPSDVNVQRDFDTIDSAPEERQRGITINISHVEYETPKRHYAHVDAPGHADYIKNMITGAAQMDGAILVVAATDGMMAQTKEHILLAKQVGVPYLLVALNKADMVDDEEILELVEMEVREELSKQGYPGDDAPVVRVSGLKALEGDEKWVQSVVDLMDAVDENIPDPVRDKDKPFLMPIEDVFTITGRGTVVTGRAERGTLAINSEVEIVGIRPTQKTTVTGIEMFHKQLDEAWAGENCGLLLRGLKREDVERGQVVVKPGSITPHTDFEGTAYILNKDEGGRHNPFYTNYRPQFYFRTTDVTGVISLPEGTEMVMPGDTTDMTVELIQPIAMEEGLGFAIREGGRTVGAGTVTKVIK, from the coding sequence GTGGCTAAGGCCAAGTTCGAGCGGACCAAGCCGCACGTGAACATCGGAACGATCGGTCACGTCGACCACGGCAAGACCACGCTCACCGCAGCGATCTCGAAGACGCTCGCCGACAAGTTCCCGTCGGACGTGAACGTCCAGCGCGACTTCGACACGATCGACTCCGCTCCCGAGGAGCGCCAGCGCGGTATCACGATCAACATCTCGCACGTCGAGTACGAGACCCCCAAGCGTCACTACGCTCACGTCGACGCCCCGGGTCACGCCGACTACATCAAGAACATGATCACCGGTGCCGCCCAGATGGACGGCGCGATCCTCGTGGTCGCCGCGACCGACGGCATGATGGCCCAGACGAAGGAGCACATCCTCCTCGCCAAGCAGGTCGGCGTGCCGTACCTGCTCGTCGCGCTGAACAAGGCCGACATGGTCGACGACGAGGAGATCCTCGAGCTCGTCGAGATGGAGGTCCGCGAGGAGCTCTCCAAGCAGGGCTACCCGGGCGACGACGCTCCGGTCGTGCGCGTCTCGGGCCTGAAGGCTCTCGAGGGCGACGAGAAGTGGGTTCAGTCGGTCGTCGACCTCATGGACGCCGTCGACGAGAACATCCCCGACCCGGTGCGCGACAAGGACAAGCCGTTCCTGATGCCGATCGAGGACGTCTTCACGATCACCGGTCGTGGCACGGTCGTCACCGGTCGCGCCGAGCGCGGCACCCTGGCGATCAACTCCGAGGTCGAGATCGTCGGCATCCGCCCGACGCAGAAGACCACGGTCACGGGTATCGAGATGTTCCACAAGCAGCTCGACGAGGCCTGGGCCGGCGAGAACTGTGGTCTGCTGCTCCGCGGCCTCAAGCGCGAGGACGTCGAGCGCGGCCAGGTCGTCGTGAAGCCGGGTTCGATCACCCCGCACACGGACTTCGAGGGCACCGCCTACATCCTGAACAAGGACGAGGGTGGCCGTCACAACCCGTTCTACACGAACTACCGTCCGCAGTTCTACTTCCGCACCACCGACGTCACCGGCGTCATCTCGCTGCCCGAGGGCACCGAGATGGTCATGCCCGGCGACACCACCGACATGACGGTCGAGCTGATCCAGCCGATCGCCATGGAGGAGGGCCTCGGCTTCGCCATCCGTGAGGGTGGCCGCACCGTCGGCGCCGGAACGGTGACCAAGGTCATCAAGTAA
- the rpsJ gene encoding 30S ribosomal protein S10 encodes MAGQKIRIRLKSYDHEVIDTSARKIVDTVTRAGATVVGPVPLPTEKNVVCVIRSPHKYKDSREHFEMRTHKRLIDIVDPTPKAVDSLMRLDLPADVNIEIKL; translated from the coding sequence ATGGCGGGACAGAAGATCCGCATTCGCCTGAAGTCGTACGACCACGAGGTCATCGACACCTCGGCACGCAAGATCGTCGACACCGTGACCCGTGCGGGCGCGACCGTCGTCGGCCCCGTGCCGCTTCCGACCGAGAAGAACGTCGTGTGCGTCATCCGGTCGCCCCACAAGTACAAGGACAGCCGCGAGCACTTCGAGATGCGCACGCACAAGCGTCTGATCGACATCGTCGACCCGACGCCCAAGGCCGTCGACTCGCTGATGCGTCTCGACCTGCCGGCTGACGTCAACATCGAGATCAAGCTGTAA
- the rplC gene encoding 50S ribosomal protein L3, translating into MADINAKISKGMLGTKLGMTQVWNEDGKLVPVTVIELAPNVVTQVRTPEKDGYNAVQIAYGQIDPRKVTKPLTAHFEAAGVTPRRHVTEVRTADAADYSLGQEITVDGTFESGQLVDVVGTSKGKGTAGVMKRHNFKGVSASHGAHRNHRKPGSIGASSTPSRVFKGMRMAGRMGGERVTVLNLTVHAVDAEKGLLLVKGAVPGARGRIVYVRNAVKGA; encoded by the coding sequence ATGGCTGACATCAACGCAAAGATTTCCAAGGGCATGCTGGGCACCAAGCTCGGCATGACCCAGGTGTGGAACGAGGACGGCAAGCTCGTCCCCGTCACCGTCATCGAGCTGGCGCCCAACGTGGTCACCCAGGTCCGTACCCCCGAGAAGGACGGCTACAACGCCGTGCAGATCGCTTACGGCCAGATCGACCCGCGCAAGGTCACCAAGCCCCTCACCGCCCACTTCGAGGCCGCCGGCGTCACGCCGCGCCGTCACGTCACCGAGGTCCGCACCGCGGATGCTGCTGACTACTCACTCGGTCAGGAGATCACGGTGGACGGCACCTTCGAGTCGGGCCAGCTGGTCGACGTCGTCGGCACCAGCAAGGGCAAGGGCACCGCCGGTGTCATGAAGCGCCACAACTTCAAGGGCGTCTCCGCCTCGCACGGTGCGCACCGCAACCACCGCAAGCCCGGTTCGATCGGCGCCTCGTCGACCCCGAGCCGCGTCTTCAAGGGCATGCGCATGGCCGGCCGTATGGGTGGCGAGCGCGTGACCGTCCTCAACCTCACGGTGCACGCCGTCGACGCCGAGAAGGGTCTGCTGCTCGTCAAGGGCGCCGTCCCCGGTGCGCGCGGCCGCATCGTCTACGTCCGCAACGCTGTGAAGGGGGCCTAG
- the rplD gene encoding 50S ribosomal protein L4 has protein sequence MADSTLALDVRSAAGKKAGSVELPASVFDVKTNIPLIHQVVVAQLAAARQGTHSTKRRGEVSGAGRKPFKQKGTGNARQGSIRAPHMTGGGIVHGPKPRDYSQRTPKKMIAAALAGALSDRFRGERLHVVESFGIDGTPSTKAAAAYLAEVAPSKNVLIVTERDDELTVKSVRNLPYVHVLSFDQLNAYDVIVSDDIVFTKAAFDAFVAAKSGATEEASA, from the coding sequence ATGGCTGACTCGACTCTCGCGCTCGACGTGCGCAGCGCCGCAGGCAAGAAGGCCGGCTCCGTGGAGCTGCCCGCCTCGGTGTTCGACGTCAAGACGAACATCCCGCTCATCCACCAGGTCGTCGTGGCGCAGCTCGCTGCGGCGCGCCAGGGAACGCACTCGACCAAGCGTCGCGGTGAGGTCTCCGGTGCCGGCCGCAAGCCCTTCAAGCAGAAGGGCACGGGTAACGCCCGTCAGGGCTCGATCCGCGCGCCGCACATGACCGGCGGTGGCATCGTCCACGGCCCCAAGCCCCGCGACTACTCGCAGCGCACCCCCAAGAAGATGATCGCCGCCGCCCTCGCGGGCGCGCTGAGCGACCGTTTCCGCGGTGAGCGCCTGCACGTCGTGGAGTCCTTCGGCATCGACGGAACCCCGTCGACCAAGGCCGCCGCGGCGTACCTCGCCGAGGTCGCCCCCTCGAAGAACGTCCTCATCGTCACCGAGCGCGACGACGAGCTGACGGTCAAGAGCGTGCGCAACCTGCCTTACGTGCACGTGCTCAGCTTCGACCAGCTCAACGCCTACGACGTGATCGTCTCCGACGACATCGTCTTCACCAAGGCCGCCTTCGACGCGTTCGTCGCGGCGAAGTCCGGCGCGACCGAGGAGGCCTCCGCATGA